One window of the Acinonyx jubatus isolate Ajub_Pintada_27869175 chromosome A2, VMU_Ajub_asm_v1.0, whole genome shotgun sequence genome contains the following:
- the NXPH1 gene encoding neurexophilin-1 — translation MQAACWYVLLLLQPTVYLVTCANLTNGGKSELLKSGSSKSTLKHIWTESSKDLSISRLLSQTFRGKENDTDVDLRYDTPEPYSEQDLWDWLRNSTDQQEPRPRAKRRPIVKTGKFKKMFGWGDFHSNIKTVKLNLLITGKIVDHGNGTFSVYFRHNSTGQGNVSVSLVPPTKIVEFDLAQQTVIDAKDSKSFNCRIEYEKVDKATKNTLCNYDPSKTCYQEQTQSHVSWLCSKPFKVICIYISFYSTDYKLVQKVCPDYNYHSDTPYFPSG, via the coding sequence GTCACATGTGCCAATTTAACGAATGGTGGGAAGTCAGAACTTCTAAAATCAGGAAGCAGCAAATCCACACTAAAGCACATATGGacagaaagcagcaaagacttGTCTATCAGCCGACTCCTGTCACAGACTTTTCGTGGCAAAGAAAATGATACAGATGTAGACCTGCGATATGACACCCCAGAACCTTATTCTGAGCAAGACCTTTGGGACTGGCTGAGGAACTCCACAGACCAACAAGAGCCTCGGCCCAGGGCCAAGCGAAGGCCCATTGTTAAGACGGGcaagtttaagaaaatgtttggaTGGGGTGATTTTCATTCCAACATCAAAACAGTGAAGCTAAACCTGTTGATAACTGGGAAAATTGTAGATCACGGCAATGGGacatttagtgtttatttcaggCATAACTCCACTGGTCAAGGGAATGTATCTGTCAGCTTGGTGCCCCCTACAAAAATAGTGGAATTTGACTTGGCACAACAAACCGTGATTGATGCCAAAGATTCCAAGTCCTTTAACTGTCGCATTGAATATGAGAAGGTTGACAAGGCTACCAAGAACACACTCTGCAACTATGATCCTTCAAAAACCTGTTACCAGGAGCAGACCCAAAGTCATGTATCCTGGCTCTGCTCCAAGCCCTTCAAGGTGATCtgtatttacatttccttttatagTACAGATTATAAACTAGTACAGAAAGTGTGCCCCGACTACAACTACCACAGTGACACACCTTACTTCCCCTCCGGATGA